Genomic window (Anaerolineae bacterium):
TATTATTGATCATTGTGTTGCTCAAGGAGTGCCTTTCGCGCGCGACTATGCAGGTCTGCTTGCAAATCGCTCTTTTGGCGGAGCGCAGGTATCCAGAACCTTCTACTCACGCGGCCAGACAGGCCAGCAGCTTCTCCTTGGAGCATACGGAGCATTAATGCGCCAAGTTGCAGAAGGCAAAATCAAAATGTTTCCCCGCCGGGAAATATTGGATCTTGTATTGGTAAACAATAAGGCAAGAGGGGTTGTTGCAAGAAATCTGATCACCGGTAAAATCGAAACTCATGCCGCGGATGCTGTTGTTTTGGCTTCAGGCGGATACGGCAATGTTTTTTTTCTTTCAACAAATGCCATGACAGCTAATGTTACCGCTGCTTTCAGAGCTTATAAAAAAGGTGCCTTTTTTGCCAACCCGTGCTTTACGCAAATTCATCCCACATGCATACCTGTGCACGGAGCCTGTCAATCCAAGCTTACACTTATGAGTGAAAGCCTGAGAAACGACGGCCGCGTATGGGTCCCTAAAAACTCTGGAGACAAACGCTCTCCGGATCAAATCCCGGAATCGGAAAGGGATTATTATCTTGAAAACAGGTATCCTGCTTTCGGCAACCTTGTTCCACGAGATGTGGCCTCACGCAACGCTAAAATGCAATGCGACATGGGCAAGGGGGTTGGTAAAACAGGGCTTGCCGTATATCTTGACTTTGATGATGCAATTAAAAGGGACGGCAAGGATGTTATTATAAAAAAATACGGCAATCTTTTTCAGATGTACGAAAAAATTACAGGCGATAATCCTTATGAAAATCCCATGATGATCTATCCCGCTGTTCACTACACTATGGGCGGATTATGGGTTGATTACAACCTGATGTCTACTGTTCCCGGTCTTTTTGTAGTGGGCGAAGCCAACTTTTCGGATCATGGAGCAAACCGCCTTGGAGCAAGCGCCCTGATGCAGGGGCTGGCTGATGGATATTTCATATTGCCTTACACAATAGGCGGATATCTCGCAGGAACCAGCATGCAGAAAGTAACAGTCGACCACCCTGAATTCAAAGATGCTGCAAAAAAATCTGAATCACGTATAAACAGGCTCCTGTCAATAAAGGGAAAGCGCACTGTTGATGATTTTCATAAAGAACTGGGCTCGATTTTGTGGGAACACTGCGGTATGTTAAGAAATAATGAGCAATTGTTAAGAGCGCAAAACCTGATCAGCGAACTAAGAGAAGAATTCTGGAAAAATGTTATTATCCCGGGATCAGGCAAAGAATTTAATCAGAGTTTGGAGCGAGCCGGCCGCGCCGCGGATTTTCTTGAATTAGGAGAGCTGATGGTAATTGATGCGCTGGCGCGTAAAGAATCATGCGGGAGCCACTTCAACGAAGCATACCAAACAGAAGAAAACGAGGCAAAACGTAATGATAAAGACTTCTGCCATGTTGCTGCATGGGAATTTGCAGGGGATAATAAAGAACCGGTATTTCACAGGGAACCTCTTGCCTTTGAGAATGTAGAGTTAAGTCAAAGGAGCTATAAGTGACATCAACAACAGATAAAAAAAACATAAATCTAACATTAAAAATCTGGCGGCAAAACAGGCTGAATAATAAGGGCAACCTTGAAACATGTCATGCGAATAATATATCAACAGACATGTCGTTTCTTGAGATGATCGATGTCATAAACGAACGACTTACGCTTGAAGGGAAAGACCCGGTTGCATTTGACCATGACTGCAGGGAAGGAATATGCGGGATGTGCGGAGCTATGATAAACGGCCGTGCCCATGGGCCGGAAAAAGGCACAACACTTTGCCAGCTCCACATGAGGCATTTTGCAGACGGAGATACCATTGTAATTGAGCCGTGGCGATCAAGGGCATTTAAAATAATCAAAGACCTGGTTGTGGATCGCAGCCCTCTGGACAAAATCATTCAGGCAGGCGGCTATATTTCCGTAAACGCGGGCAAAGCTCCGGATGCAAACACCATCCCTATTCCCCAGGAAACAGCTGAAACAGCAATGGATGCGGCTGCATGCATAGGATGCGGCGCATGCGTTGCCGCATGCCCGAATGCATCTGCAATGCTCTTTGTCGGGGCCAGGATTTCTCATCTTGCATTGCTGCCCCAGGGAAAACCTGAAGCAGCAATGCGTGTTCAGGCTATGATTAATGAGATGGACAGGCTATATTTTGGAAACTGCTCAAATCATAAAGAATGTGAAGCAGAATGCCCAAAAGAGATTTCAATAACAAATATCGCTCGCTTAAACCGCGAATTTATAAAGTCGGGCCTGTTTTAAACCGTATTAATATTTACGTCGCTGTAATCCGGTTTCCGCCAGGATCTTGGTGGAAATCTCTTCAATCGAAAACCGCGTGCTGTTAATAAATGGAATCTTTTCTCTTCTATACAGGTTTTCTGTTTCTTTGAGTT
Coding sequences:
- a CDS encoding fumarate reductase/succinate dehydrogenase flavoprotein subunit, yielding MRLDAKIPGGPLTEKWDKHCFELKLVSPANKKKLDIIVVGTGLAGASASATLAELGYNIKSFCLQDSPRRAHSISAQGGINAAKNYSNDGDSIWRLFYDTIKGGDFRSREANVYRLAQTSNNIIDHCVAQGVPFARDYAGLLANRSFGGAQVSRTFYSRGQTGQQLLLGAYGALMRQVAEGKIKMFPRREILDLVLVNNKARGVVARNLITGKIETHAADAVVLASGGYGNVFFLSTNAMTANVTAAFRAYKKGAFFANPCFTQIHPTCIPVHGACQSKLTLMSESLRNDGRVWVPKNSGDKRSPDQIPESERDYYLENRYPAFGNLVPRDVASRNAKMQCDMGKGVGKTGLAVYLDFDDAIKRDGKDVIIKKYGNLFQMYEKITGDNPYENPMMIYPAVHYTMGGLWVDYNLMSTVPGLFVVGEANFSDHGANRLGASALMQGLADGYFILPYTIGGYLAGTSMQKVTVDHPEFKDAAKKSESRINRLLSIKGKRTVDDFHKELGSILWEHCGMLRNNEQLLRAQNLISELREEFWKNVIIPGSGKEFNQSLERAGRAADFLELGELMVIDALARKESCGSHFNEAYQTEENEAKRNDKDFCHVAAWEFAGDNKEPVFHREPLAFENVELSQRSYK
- a CDS encoding succinate dehydrogenase/fumarate reductase iron-sulfur subunit — encoded protein: MTSTTDKKNINLTLKIWRQNRLNNKGNLETCHANNISTDMSFLEMIDVINERLTLEGKDPVAFDHDCREGICGMCGAMINGRAHGPEKGTTLCQLHMRHFADGDTIVIEPWRSRAFKIIKDLVVDRSPLDKIIQAGGYISVNAGKAPDANTIPIPQETAETAMDAAACIGCGACVAACPNASAMLFVGARISHLALLPQGKPEAAMRVQAMINEMDRLYFGNCSNHKECEAECPKEISITNIARLNREFIKSGLF